In the genome of Oncorhynchus mykiss isolate Arlee chromosome 18, USDA_OmykA_1.1, whole genome shotgun sequence, one region contains:
- the gmpr gene encoding GMP reductase 1 isoform X1 — MPRVDADLKLDFKDVLFRPKRSSLKSRSEVDLARTFTFRNSKQTYHGIPIIAANMDTTGTFEMARVLSKHTLFTAMQKHYSLDEWKTFAVNHPECLEHIAASSGSGKADLERLCEILEAIPDIKYICLDVANGYSEYFVEFVKTVRDKFPKHTIMAGNVVTGEMVEELILSGADIIKVGIGPGSVCTTRIKTGVGYPQLSAVIECADSAHGLKGHIISDGGCSCPGDVAKAFGAGADFVMMGGMLAGHDQCLGEVVQKDGKKVKLFYGMSSDTAMKKYVGGVAEYRASEGRTVEVPYRGDVENTIRDILGGLRSTCTYVGAAKLKELSRRTTFIRVTQQASTMFH, encoded by the exons ATGCCCCGTGTAGATGCAGACCTCAAACTGGACTTTAAGGATGTCCTATTCAGACCCAAGAGGAGCAGTCTGAAGAGCAGGTCAGAG GTTGACCTGGCAAGGACGTTCACATTCCGTAACTCTAAGCAGACCTACCATGGCATCCCCATCATCGCTGCCAACATGGACACCACAGGGACCTTTGAGATGGCCCGGGTCCTCAGCAAG CACACACTCTTCACGGCTATGCAGAAGCACTACTCACTGGATGAGTGGAAGACCTTTGCAGTCAACCACCCAGAATGCTTAGAG CACATAGCAGCCAGCTCTGGCAGCGGTAAGGCTGATctagagagactgtgtgagatCTTGGAGGCTATCCCTGACATAAAATACATCTGTCTGGACGTTGCCAACGGTTACTCAGAGTACTTTGTGGAATTCGTGAAAACCGTCAGGGACAAGTTCCCCAAACACACCATCATG GCTGGCAACGTGGTAACAGGGGAGATGGTGGAGGAGCTCATTCTCTCTGGCGCTGACATCATCAAAGTGGGCATCGGACCAG GCTCAGTGTGCACCACCCGTATCAAGACCGGGGTGGGCTACCCTCAGCTCAGCGCTGTTATCGAGTGTGCAGACTCCGCCCACGGCCTCAAAGGACATATTATCTCa GATGGTGGCTGCAGTTGCCCAGGCGACGTGGCTAAAGCTTTCG GTGCAGGGGCTGACTTTGTGATGATGGGGGGCATGCTGGCGGGACACGACCAGTGTCTGGGTGAGGTCGTCCAGAAGGATGGCAAGAAGGTCAAGCTCTTCTACGGGATGAGCTCAGACACCGCCATGAAGAAATACGTAGGGGGAGTGGCCGAGTACAG gGCGTCAGAGGGTAGGACCGTGGAAGTTCCTTACAGAGGAGATGTTGAGAACACCATCAGAGATATCCTAGGGGGCCTCCGCTCCACCTGTACCTATGTAGGAGCTGCCAAACTGAAGGAGCTTAGTCGCAGAACCACCTTTATCAGAGTCACACAGCAGGCCAGCACCATGTTCCACTAA
- the gmpr gene encoding GMP reductase 1 isoform X2 has product MDTTGTFEMARVLSKHTLFTAMQKHYSLDEWKTFAVNHPECLEHIAASSGSGKADLERLCEILEAIPDIKYICLDVANGYSEYFVEFVKTVRDKFPKHTIMAGNVVTGEMVEELILSGADIIKVGIGPGSVCTTRIKTGVGYPQLSAVIECADSAHGLKGHIISDGGCSCPGDVAKAFGAGADFVMMGGMLAGHDQCLGEVVQKDGKKVKLFYGMSSDTAMKKYVGGVAEYRASEGRTVEVPYRGDVENTIRDILGGLRSTCTYVGAAKLKELSRRTTFIRVTQQASTMFH; this is encoded by the exons ATGGACACCACAGGGACCTTTGAGATGGCCCGGGTCCTCAGCAAG CACACACTCTTCACGGCTATGCAGAAGCACTACTCACTGGATGAGTGGAAGACCTTTGCAGTCAACCACCCAGAATGCTTAGAG CACATAGCAGCCAGCTCTGGCAGCGGTAAGGCTGATctagagagactgtgtgagatCTTGGAGGCTATCCCTGACATAAAATACATCTGTCTGGACGTTGCCAACGGTTACTCAGAGTACTTTGTGGAATTCGTGAAAACCGTCAGGGACAAGTTCCCCAAACACACCATCATG GCTGGCAACGTGGTAACAGGGGAGATGGTGGAGGAGCTCATTCTCTCTGGCGCTGACATCATCAAAGTGGGCATCGGACCAG GCTCAGTGTGCACCACCCGTATCAAGACCGGGGTGGGCTACCCTCAGCTCAGCGCTGTTATCGAGTGTGCAGACTCCGCCCACGGCCTCAAAGGACATATTATCTCa GATGGTGGCTGCAGTTGCCCAGGCGACGTGGCTAAAGCTTTCG GTGCAGGGGCTGACTTTGTGATGATGGGGGGCATGCTGGCGGGACACGACCAGTGTCTGGGTGAGGTCGTCCAGAAGGATGGCAAGAAGGTCAAGCTCTTCTACGGGATGAGCTCAGACACCGCCATGAAGAAATACGTAGGGGGAGTGGCCGAGTACAG gGCGTCAGAGGGTAGGACCGTGGAAGTTCCTTACAGAGGAGATGTTGAGAACACCATCAGAGATATCCTAGGGGGCCTCCGCTCCACCTGTACCTATGTAGGAGCTGCCAAACTGAAGGAGCTTAGTCGCAGAACCACCTTTATCAGAGTCACACAGCAGGCCAGCACCATGTTCCACTAA